Proteins encoded in a region of the Vicia villosa cultivar HV-30 ecotype Madison, WI linkage group LG5, Vvil1.0, whole genome shotgun sequence genome:
- the LOC131607065 gene encoding DNA damage-repair/toleration protein DRT100-like: MQILYLTALLLFAVTSTVNSCLPSELSALQAFKSSLREPNVGLFNSWTGTDCCHNWFGVSCDQNTRRVADINLRAGTLYTTFEKAHRPGYMTGSISPEICKLTQISSITITDWKGISGEIPTCITSLSFLRIIDLAGNRFSGNIPTDIGKLLHLNRLSLADNLFSGGIPGSLISITSLTHLDIRNNRISGFIPTGFGKLQNLNQALLSGNQFHGPIPGSISQINRLSDLDLSQNQFTGPIPDSLGLMPSLGTLKLDTNQLSGMIPKTLFSSGISDLNLSHNMLEGNIPDFGPRAYFTSLDISYNNLKGVIPKSIASASYIGYMDLSHNHLCGPVPNAINYFDASSFEYNECLCGKPLNACKVNNH; encoded by the coding sequence ATGCAAATACTCTACTTAACGGCACTGTTACTGTTCGCCGTTACCTCCACCGTCAACTCATGCCTCCCATCCGAACTTTCAGCTCTACAAGCCTTCAAGTCATCACTCCGTGAACCCAACGTCGGTCTATTCAACTCATGGACCGGAACCGACTGCTGCCACAACTGGTTCGGCGTCTCCTGCGACCAAAACACCCGTCGTGTCGCCGACATAAACCTCCGCGCCGGCACTCTCTACACCACCTTCGAAAAAGCACACCGTCCTGGCTACATGACCGGTTCCATCTCCCCGGAGATTTGTAAACTAACTCAAATCTCCAGCATTACCATCACCGATTGGAAGGGTATCTCCGGCGAGATCCCTACTTGCATTACCTCACTCTCTTTCCTTCGAATCATCGACCTCGCCGGAAACCGCTTCTCCGGAAACATCCCAACCGACATCGGAAAACTCCTTCACCTCAACCGTTTAAGCCTCGCCGACAACTTATTCAGCGGCGGAATCCCAGGTTCGTTGATCAGTATAACTAGCTTGACTCATCTTGACATCCGGAATAACCGGATCTCGGGGTTCATCCCAACAGGCTTCGGTAAACTTCAGAATTTGAACCAGGCTTTATTAAGCGGTAATCAGTTTCACGGGCCTATCCCGGGCTCAATTTCTCAGATTAACCGTCTTTCAGATCTGGATCTATCTCAAAACCAGTTTACCGGGCCCATTCCAGACTCATTGGGCTTAATGCCTTCCTTGGGGACACTAAAGCTTGATACGAACCAGCTTTCGGGGATGATTCCTAAGACTCTTTTCAGTTCAGGAATCAGTGACCTAAATTTGAGTCATAACATGTTGGAGGGAAATATACCAGATTTTGGTCCTAGGGCTTATTTTACTTCATTAGATATCTCCTATAATAACCTTAAGGGTGTTATACCTAAATCtatagcttctgcttcttatATTGGTTACATGGATTTGAGCCATAACCATCTCTGTGGTCCAGTTCCTAATGCTATAAATTATTTTGATGCGTCCTCGTTTGAGTACAATGAGTGTCTCTGTGGAAAGCCACTCAATGCCTGCAAAGTTAATAACCACTAG